In Natronomonas halophila, one DNA window encodes the following:
- a CDS encoding DoxX family protein, giving the protein MVTPTAKTLSRALVTLGAVSVVCSGVVAAHVRFVTDTTDVGEGFAFLADALTDPFNAAILGGGALAVLVALGVYLRVQPLQRDIEVFRDVMTGYRDLLPWLLRLGFGLPLVGAGFAGYFFNPIVEPATAPGFARLFQIGLGFALLFGVATRAAAILGLLAYLVSLFLQPLLLYSFEWVPGFIALAVVGSGRPSADEVLQKVAAADGTVYGELDPVHRAASWLNRAVDPYERFVPTVIRIGMGLSFAFLGLFEKLLAPEMALSVVEQYSLTALLPVPAELWVLGAGFAELGLGVAIMFGFFTRTSAITALSVFVLTLFGIPDDPVLAHIGLFSLASALLITGAGAYALDNRIGADKPAAARDDIVTTVDD; this is encoded by the coding sequence ATGGTAACTCCCACCGCGAAAACGCTCTCTCGCGCGCTGGTTACTCTCGGGGCCGTCTCCGTGGTCTGTTCGGGGGTCGTGGCCGCCCACGTGCGGTTCGTCACGGATACGACGGACGTCGGCGAGGGGTTCGCCTTCCTCGCCGATGCGCTGACGGACCCGTTCAATGCTGCCATCCTCGGGGGCGGCGCTCTCGCCGTGCTCGTCGCGCTCGGCGTCTATCTCCGCGTTCAGCCGCTCCAGCGGGACATTGAGGTGTTCCGCGACGTGATGACCGGCTACCGTGACCTGTTGCCGTGGCTGCTGCGTCTCGGGTTCGGCCTCCCGCTCGTCGGGGCCGGCTTCGCGGGTTACTTCTTCAACCCAATCGTCGAACCGGCCACCGCCCCCGGGTTCGCTCGCCTGTTCCAGATCGGACTCGGGTTCGCGCTGCTTTTCGGCGTCGCCACGCGAGCGGCCGCCATTCTCGGTCTGCTGGCCTATCTGGTGTCGCTTTTCCTCCAGCCGCTGTTGCTGTATTCCTTCGAGTGGGTCCCCGGTTTCATCGCCCTCGCGGTGGTCGGTAGCGGCCGTCCCAGTGCCGACGAGGTCCTGCAGAAAGTCGCCGCCGCCGACGGCACCGTCTACGGCGAACTCGACCCGGTCCACCGCGCCGCATCGTGGCTCAACCGCGCCGTCGACCCCTACGAGCGGTTCGTCCCGACGGTCATCCGTATCGGGATGGGTCTTTCCTTTGCCTTCCTCGGGCTCTTCGAGAAGCTACTGGCTCCCGAAATGGCCCTCAGCGTCGTCGAACAGTACAGCCTCACCGCGCTGCTGCCCGTCCCCGCCGAACTGTGGGTGCTGGGCGCCGGCTTCGCCGAACTCGGCCTCGGCGTCGCCATCATGTTCGGCTTCTTCACTCGCACCTCCGCAATAACGGCGCTGAGCGTCTTCGTCCTCACGCTGTTCGGTATCCCGGACGACCCCGTCCTCGCCCACATCGGCCTCTTCAGCCTCGCCTCGGCGCTTCTCATCACGGGCGCGGGCGCCTACGCCCTCGACAACCGCATCGGCGCCGACAAACCCGCGGCGGCCCGGGACGACATCGTAACCACGGTCGACGATTGA
- a CDS encoding DUF7124 domain-containing protein: protein MTDKIDLDDIETDDDDEPEANHGDWLWREDGDPDDEPDAPAPAASAGSADAEADATDDDGPVPRVPRENEDKPAGVPTESGGSGAGATVSNAPDDAEPMAEGPHGGGVDDMTMALTYNAVTALSDPQLVVASAREWADWVGIVGDVSAPVITKFQREHTIDADFFNGTGTGPAERLADIGKTSMFYAERLAVVGTPEDEWIAEESGWEFVPLETAAEKADWDIEEE, encoded by the coding sequence ATGACTGACAAAATCGACCTCGACGACATCGAAACCGACGATGACGACGAACCGGAGGCCAACCACGGCGACTGGCTGTGGCGCGAGGACGGCGACCCGGACGACGAACCCGACGCGCCGGCGCCGGCGGCAAGCGCCGGAAGTGCCGACGCCGAGGCGGACGCGACCGACGACGACGGCCCTGTCCCGCGCGTCCCCCGGGAAAACGAGGACAAGCCAGCGGGCGTGCCGACCGAAAGCGGTGGCTCGGGCGCCGGCGCGACCGTCAGCAACGCTCCCGACGACGCCGAACCGATGGCCGAAGGCCCCCACGGCGGCGGCGTCGACGATATGACGATGGCGTTGACCTACAATGCCGTCACCGCGCTGTCCGACCCGCAACTTGTCGTTGCCTCGGCCCGCGAGTGGGCCGACTGGGTCGGCATCGTCGGCGACGTGAGCGCGCCGGTCATCACCAAGTTCCAGCGCGAACACACCATCGACGCCGACTTCTTCAACGGGACGGGGACCGGGCCCGCCGAACGACTCGCCGATATCGGCAAGACGTCGATGTTCTACGCCGAACGACTGGCCGTCGTCGGCACCCCCGAAGATGAGTGGATTGCCGAGGAATCCGGCTGGGAGTTCGTCCCGCTGGAGACGGCCGCCGAGAAGGCCGACTGGGACATCGAAGAGGAATAG
- a CDS encoding aldehyde ferredoxin oxidoreductase family protein: protein MAGREYVLRANLSSGTVSRERVPERWRRRFLGGKGLGARYLYEELDAGTDPLGPDNLLAFCIGPLSGYLPGETRYAAVTKSPLTGGFLDSYAGGAFAGRLAGSLEDCLAVLVTGEADEPVRIVIEDGEGDIEPAETWGEDTVAAAEAHPDSGVACIGPAGEHGVAYATIASDAGDHHAGRGGAGAVMGAKRLKAVVVRNGTPETPPELADLRARYEREYAEGDTGRWQAAGETLESIDFANEVGALATEGWQRDQFEAADDIGIEAAAEAAVGREHPDREVPGGFEIETDEGTSVPRGATPMTLGAGLGVEDFDAVAELGGLCDRLGIDVISAGNAVAWAIRAAEADYIDCELAFGDADGARALIEAIATGAAGPCEAGVAETLAEGVDAASDAYGTDDVIPTVKSMELPAYDPRAAAGMALAYATSDRGGCHRRARPIEWEAFAEDADTSERVAAVVAAQNTRSALWSFVADDFAGEPLWDDFGAEWFDALGDDYAPDELHRVGERVWNLVRLFNAREGFDRATDELPAAFTEPISDGPAEGGRIDPAEFDVLLDAYYAARGWSREGLPTRETLERLDLEATVDHDTPVGAAPETAPRTETDDDD, encoded by the coding sequence ATGGCCGGACGCGAGTACGTCCTACGAGCGAACCTCTCGTCGGGGACCGTCAGCCGCGAACGCGTTCCCGAGCGATGGCGACGCCGCTTTCTGGGCGGCAAGGGCCTCGGCGCGCGCTACCTCTACGAGGAACTCGACGCCGGCACTGACCCGCTCGGCCCCGATAACCTGCTGGCCTTCTGTATCGGCCCGCTGTCAGGCTACCTGCCCGGCGAAACCCGCTATGCGGCGGTGACGAAATCGCCGCTGACCGGCGGCTTTCTTGACTCGTATGCCGGCGGCGCCTTCGCCGGCCGCCTCGCCGGGTCGCTGGAGGACTGTCTCGCCGTGCTCGTGACCGGCGAGGCCGACGAGCCGGTCCGCATCGTCATCGAGGACGGCGAGGGAGACATCGAACCCGCAGAGACGTGGGGCGAGGACACCGTCGCGGCCGCCGAGGCCCACCCCGATTCGGGCGTCGCCTGCATCGGCCCGGCCGGCGAGCATGGCGTCGCCTACGCGACCATCGCCTCCGACGCTGGCGACCACCACGCCGGCCGCGGCGGCGCGGGCGCGGTCATGGGCGCCAAACGGCTCAAGGCCGTCGTCGTCCGGAACGGCACCCCCGAGACGCCGCCGGAACTCGCCGACCTCCGGGCACGCTACGAGCGCGAGTACGCCGAGGGCGACACCGGCCGGTGGCAGGCCGCCGGCGAGACGCTCGAAAGCATCGACTTCGCCAACGAGGTGGGCGCCCTCGCCACCGAAGGCTGGCAGCGCGACCAGTTCGAGGCCGCCGACGACATCGGCATCGAGGCCGCCGCCGAGGCCGCCGTCGGCCGGGAACACCCCGACCGGGAGGTACCCGGCGGCTTCGAAATCGAGACCGACGAGGGGACCTCCGTTCCGCGCGGCGCGACGCCGATGACTCTCGGGGCCGGCCTCGGCGTCGAAGACTTCGACGCCGTCGCGGAGTTGGGCGGCCTCTGTGACCGCCTCGGCATCGACGTGATTTCGGCCGGCAACGCCGTCGCGTGGGCGATTCGGGCCGCCGAGGCCGACTACATCGACTGCGAGTTGGCCTTCGGCGACGCCGACGGCGCCCGCGCGCTCATCGAGGCCATCGCGACCGGCGCTGCGGGCCCCTGCGAGGCCGGCGTCGCCGAGACGCTCGCCGAGGGCGTCGACGCCGCAAGCGACGCCTACGGCACCGACGACGTCATCCCGACGGTCAAATCCATGGAACTGCCCGCCTACGACCCCCGGGCCGCCGCCGGGATGGCGTTGGCCTACGCGACCAGCGACCGTGGCGGCTGCCACCGGCGGGCCCGGCCCATCGAGTGGGAGGCCTTCGCCGAGGACGCCGACACCAGCGAGCGGGTCGCGGCCGTGGTCGCCGCCCAGAACACCCGCTCGGCGCTGTGGAGTTTCGTCGCCGACGACTTCGCGGGCGAACCGCTGTGGGACGATTTCGGCGCCGAGTGGTTCGACGCCCTCGGCGACGACTACGCTCCCGACGAACTCCACCGGGTCGGCGAACGGGTCTGGAACCTCGTGCGCCTGTTCAACGCCCGCGAGGGCTTCGACCGCGCAACCGACGAACTGCCCGCCGCCTTCACCGAGCCGATTTCCGACGGGCCCGCCGAAGGCGGCCGCATCGACCCCGCGGAGTTCGACGTCCTGCTTGACGCCTACTACGCCGCTCGCGGCTGGAGTCGCGAGGGGCTGCCGACCCGCGAGACGCTCGAACGGCTCGACCTCGAAGCGACCGTCGACCACGACACGCCCGTCGGCGCCGCCCCCGAAACCGCCCCGCGAACCGAAACCGACGACGATGACTGA
- a CDS encoding DUF7561 family protein — protein MASEPCEGCGDDVPIGGGISGIWSSDPEGTGGMTLEFEDGTEHFLCFDCIEELPDEPSAADVAALDEN, from the coding sequence ATGGCCAGCGAACCGTGTGAGGGCTGTGGCGACGACGTGCCGATAGGCGGGGGTATCTCCGGCATCTGGTCGTCGGACCCCGAGGGCACCGGCGGCATGACACTGGAGTTCGAGGACGGCACCGAACATTTCCTCTGTTTCGACTGTATCGAGGAGTTGCCCGACGAGCCGAGCGCCGCCGACGTCGCGGCGCTGGACGAGAACTAA
- a CDS encoding NAD(P)H-binding protein — MRVLVTGASGFVGSRLVSALLERGHDVVALVRDADRYDAPAGVETVEGDLLKPPVTFPSADAAYYLVHSMGTGGDFEARDRLAARTFVDAADAAGIERTIYLGGLGDDRDKLSPHLRSRREVERILAEGEADLTTLRAAIIVGEGSASFELIAQLGSRLPAMVTPKWVRTECQPIFIDDVIEYLVGVLDAPETAGETYEIGGPDVLSYQEILRYTAKLLTGRQPLILPVPVLSPRLSARWLSVVTDVSTSVARPLVEGMRNTVVVTDHSIDDHVDVELTPFDEAVRQALGDRAILAEPVGVSET; from the coding sequence ATGCGCGTGCTCGTGACGGGGGCGTCGGGGTTCGTCGGCAGCCGGCTGGTGTCCGCTCTGCTCGAACGCGGCCACGACGTGGTCGCGCTCGTTCGGGACGCGGACCGCTACGACGCCCCCGCGGGCGTCGAAACCGTCGAAGGCGACCTGCTGAAACCGCCCGTGACGTTTCCGTCGGCCGACGCCGCCTACTATCTCGTCCACTCGATGGGGACCGGTGGAGATTTCGAGGCCCGCGACCGGCTGGCGGCCCGCACCTTCGTCGATGCCGCCGACGCCGCCGGTATCGAGCGCACCATCTATCTCGGCGGCCTCGGGGACGACCGCGACAAACTCTCGCCGCACCTCCGCTCGCGTCGCGAAGTCGAGCGGATTCTCGCGGAGGGCGAGGCCGACCTCACGACGCTTCGGGCCGCCATCATCGTCGGCGAGGGGTCGGCGAGTTTCGAACTCATCGCCCAACTCGGCAGCCGTCTTCCCGCGATGGTGACGCCGAAGTGGGTCCGCACCGAATGCCAGCCCATCTTCATCGACGACGTCATCGAGTACCTGGTCGGCGTGCTGGACGCGCCCGAAACGGCGGGTGAAACCTACGAAATCGGCGGCCCGGACGTCCTCTCCTATCAGGAAATCCTGCGATACACCGCGAAGTTGCTGACCGGCCGCCAGCCACTCATCCTGCCCGTGCCCGTCCTGTCGCCGCGGCTATCGGCCCGGTGGCTCTCGGTGGTGACCGACGTCTCGACCAGCGTCGCCCGGCCGCTGGTCGAGGGGATGCGCAACACCGTCGTCGTCACCGACCACAGCATCGACGACCACGTCGACGTCGAGTTGACGCCCTTCGACGAGGCCGTCCGGCAGGCGCTGGGTGACCGGGCCATCCTCGCCGAACCGGTGGGGGTGTCCGAGACGTGA
- a CDS encoding DUF7530 family protein — protein sequence MRRRPEYGETWAYESIIGALPGVNISRGAAIAIQLLVFEVSLLGLAWYYALPDIIVPGTAAVAVAAAGSAEMLRISGAARVPETPEAYRRLLFGSSVEVVLSVLAFIAFVTHLFVFDPGGGPLVERLFGMRPPTLVVYLTLLVMWDLCYRLGTGWWAAIVALWRSATYRFDPETAATLRRADRETLLFGVIQLVLVPFILDFPVLLAALLGHVTAVFVVTTASLALLRWRETG from the coding sequence GTGAGACGCCGCCCCGAGTACGGCGAGACGTGGGCTTACGAGAGCATCATCGGCGCGCTTCCGGGCGTCAACATCTCCCGGGGGGCCGCTATCGCCATCCAACTACTCGTCTTCGAGGTGTCCTTGCTGGGGCTGGCGTGGTACTACGCCCTCCCGGACATCATCGTGCCGGGCACCGCCGCCGTCGCCGTCGCCGCGGCCGGCAGCGCCGAAATGCTCCGTATCAGCGGCGCCGCGCGGGTGCCCGAGACCCCGGAGGCCTACCGCCGCCTGCTGTTCGGCTCCAGCGTCGAGGTGGTCCTCTCGGTTTTGGCGTTTATCGCCTTCGTCACCCACCTGTTCGTCTTCGACCCCGGCGGCGGCCCGCTGGTCGAACGGCTCTTCGGCATGCGGCCGCCGACGCTCGTGGTCTACCTGACGCTGCTCGTGATGTGGGACCTCTGCTATCGGCTCGGAACCGGGTGGTGGGCCGCCATCGTCGCGCTCTGGCGGTCGGCGACCTATCGGTTTGACCCAGAAACCGCCGCGACGCTGCGGCGGGCCGACCGCGAGACGCTGCTGTTCGGCGTCATCCAACTCGTTCTCGTGCCCTTCATCCTCGATTTCCCGGTCCTGCTGGCGGCGCTTCTCGGACACGTAACTGCCGTCTTCGTCGTGACGACGGCGTCGCTGGCGCTGTTGCGGTGGCGAGAAACAGGGTGA
- a CDS encoding DUF5786 family protein produces MSMGAYDEDEHERREEKTSTVDADFDDERTNYEGEVEYDSGDSTEALLDQYKQIQSQ; encoded by the coding sequence ATGTCAATGGGTGCCTATGACGAAGACGAGCACGAGCGCCGCGAAGAGAAAACCTCCACCGTCGATGCCGACTTCGATGACGAGCGAACCAACTACGAGGGGGAAGTAGAGTACGATTCGGGGGATTCGACGGAGGCGCTGCTCGACCAGTACAAGCAGATTCAGTCGCAGTAA